A stretch of Henckelia pumila isolate YLH828 chromosome 4, ASM3356847v2, whole genome shotgun sequence DNA encodes these proteins:
- the LOC140865351 gene encoding pentatricopeptide repeat-containing protein At2g01860: MDIMLCCRCTHPVSNCNFIIFSNGKVFAAHSNRRKRENRKLELPKNLRNPRRMKLPPDFYPLVLHSEESVLSKPPSTDSTSIAPAVESYRDETDGSNNADDNLVWGLDEIEAISSLFQGRVPQKPGNLNRERPLPLPVPHKIRPLGLPTPKKLTKNHLAVSARQPISNQIYKNPTFLIGLAREIRSLPPETDVSTVLSQWARFLRKGSLSLTVRELGHMGLPDRALHVFCWVQNQLHLFPDDRILASTVEVLARANELKMPFDMDKFTSLASRSVYEAMVKGFIKGGNLRLAWKLLYAAKDGKRMLDSCIYAKLILELGKNPDKRMLALPLLEELAARDDLKLTQQDCTSIMKVCIKLGKFDVVESLYDWFKISGATPSVVMHTTLIHSRYSENKYREAMAVVWEMEASDTLFDLPAYRTLIKLFIALNDFSRASRYFSKLKESGLAPGFDIYRELISFYLASGRLAKCKEMCQEAEMAGFNVDDRTRAQLHPGR; encoded by the coding sequence ATGGATATTATGCTCTGCTGTCGATGCACGCATCCAGTTTCGAACTGTAATTTTATTATCTTTTCGAATGGAAAAGTTTTTGCTGCACATAGTAATCGAAGAAAACGTGAGAATAGAAAGCTAGAACTTCCCAAGAATCTTCGTAACCCACGACGGATGAAGCTTCCACCTGACTTCTACCCCCTGGTGCTGCATAGCGAAGAATCAGTTTTGAGCAAGCCGCCATCGACAGATTCCACGAGCATAGCTCCTGCTGTTGAGAGTTATCGTGATGAAACTGATGGCAGTAACAACGCGGATGACAATTTAGTGTGGGGATTGGATGAAATCGAAGCCATTTCATCCCTTTTTCAGGGAAGGGTTCCTCAGAAGCCTGGAAATTTAAACAGGGAAAGACCTCTACCTCTACCTGTTCCTCACAAGATACGGCCTTTGGGACTTCCCACCCCCAAAAAACTTACCAAGAACCATCTTGCTGTTTCTGCGAGGCAGCCAATCTCGAATCAAATTTACAAGAATCCAACTTTCTTGATTGGTTTAGCCAGGGAAATTAGAAGCCTTCCTCCTGAGACCGATGTGTCCACAGTTCTCAGCCAATGGGCTCGGTTTTTAAGGAAAGGGTCTTTGTCATTGACGGTCCGGGAGTTGGGGCATATGGGTCTTCCAGATCGAGCTCTACATGTTTTTTGTTGGGTTCAAAACCAGCTCCATTTATTCCCAGATGATCGCATTCTTGCTTCCACGGTTGAAGTATTGGCAAGGGCAAATGAGTTAAAAATGCCTTTTGACATGGACAAGTTCACCAGTTTGGCTAGCCGGAGTGTTTACGAGGCTATGGTAAAAGGTTTCATAAAAGGTGGAAACTTGAGACTTGCTTGGAAGCTTCTTTATGCCGCCAAAGATGGTAAAAGAATGCTAGACTCCTGCATATATGCTAAGCTAATTCTAGAACTTGGAAAAAATCCTGATAAAAGAATGCTCGCATTGCCTTTGTTGGAGGAGCTAGCAGCAAGAGATGACCTTAAGCTGACTCAACAGGACTGCACATCTATTATGAAAGTTTGCATAAAACTGGGGAAATTTGATGTCGTAGAGTCACTATATGATTGGTTCAAAATATCTGGAGCCACTCCTAGTGTAGTGATGCACACCACTCTGATTCATAGTCGGTATTCTGAGAACAAGTATAGGGAGGCAATGGCTGTGGTGTGGGAAATGGAGGCTTCAGATACACTCTTTGATCTCCCAGCCTATCGTACCTTGATAAAGCTTTTCATCGCCTTGAATGATTTTTCGAGGGCCTCAAGATATTTTTCCAAACTCAAGGAATCTGGTTTAGCTCCGGGTTTTGATATATACCGTGAGCTAATTAGTTTTTATTTGGCTTCTGGGAGATTAGCCAAATGTAAAGAAATGTGCCAGGAGGCTGAGATGGCTGGATTCAATGTGGATGATCGAACTAGAGCACAGTTGCATCCAGGAAGATAA